In Hemibagrus wyckioides isolate EC202008001 linkage group LG12, SWU_Hwy_1.0, whole genome shotgun sequence, the genomic stretch CAAAATCTCGGGAGTTTAAACTCATTGGCAACATTGATGACTAAACCACAAATTATTCACTGGtaacacaaatacaaatgcTTCTCTCTTACAAAGTAGTCCCATTGCTATAAGGACAAACTCTACAGAGATTCATTTAACAAGATTTAAAATGAAccctctggaatgtcatgaagaggaagatggatggaacACAAACcttcaagcaaagctgagctgtttgcttttttgcaaaaaaagagtggtataaagttccccaacagcaatgtgagaaactggtggagatcatggagccaaagcGCAAGccaatcggggttattccaccaaatactgatctcttaatgttatttagccaaagcatgaACACAATTTGGTTTacaaaattatttgcattttgtttcatttgagttattaaagcccggcatgatcttgggttattttgatgtgttgtcatttcttttaaatataaactctaaataacaatagtgatattttgaatttaggagaaatattgtcagcagttcacaaacacataagaaactgattattttgcagtgatCTCTGGACATGtttcacacacaatatatactGACTACCCCAAGaactaatcatttattttttatatttattagacataaaaaatatttatataatttttaatacAGAAAATCTGGCCGAGACATGATCGTTGCACATACTCTACAATTATGGGAGacagaaaatattaatattttttaataataataataattaatataataataattaataataataataataatttctactTTTATGATTGACAGACACAATAAATATATACGAGCAAATGATAAAGACATTTACCTTTTCAACTTTATGACAATGTATGAGTCCGTCCGAGCCCAGATAGAAGGTAGAGAATGCATCGAAAGTtctgtgcaaaaaataaataaataaattaataataataatgttaaggAACCAGTCATTAGCTCATACCAGGTGTGTAACTACATGTCCTACCTGTAAAACTGGCTTTTATCTTTCTTGTAGAAGCGAAGGAGAAGAGTGTGAAAAGGCAAACCCTTGACCCTCCAGCGTGCTTTGATGGAGCCATCTTCTGGGTGCTTGGTCAGCTTCAGCACTTCCAGCCGCGCGTCCGCATAATAGCACAGGCACATGAGTCGCCACAGCGCCAGGGTCAGCTGATACGCTACACGGCCTCtaaggagaaagaagaaaaggcaGTGTTCTAATATGAAATCGCattagaaaaaaatcacaacGCACAGCCAGTCATGCTTTACTCAAATAAAACACGAGAGGGCATTGAAGACTCCTGACAAAAAATGCTaattaaacatctccttacagagaCCATTACAAACGTTTTATACATTTGTGTAACCtactataaaaataataacattacaaCAAGTCAAGTGTCCGAGCGGCTGTTATAGAAGACtcatcaacactttctgaccaatcagattcgagaattccAGACAGCACCTGGTTTTCATGTTGAGGAGGTCATTGATGAATTCCATGTTGTTTGAATACATGCTGTAGTCATGATTCTTCAGAAAAAACCTGGGGAGCTGAAAGACAACGTTCAGTTAACAATAACGTGATGGGAAACTTGGGTCTACATGCAGATGTAAGAAAAGGCTTTAGGAGGAGAAGGTGCTTTTCAGGTTTTACCTCAATCCTAAGCTTTTCATACATCAGTGCCAGTTTCTCCTCATTCTCATTGTCCTTCTCACTCGACCCTCTGTCCATGCTTACTGTCTCTGTATCACTGCTGAGAGCGCTAAAAGAACGTGGAAAGAAGACATGTCCAATTCTCAGCTTATCTCCAGCCTCAGCTACAGGTGCTGTTCCAGGACAGTGGAAGCAATAAAAGCATGATCCCAACATGAAAGGCGCGGGGCATCCTTCAGCTTGGAACAAACTCCGAAATGAACTCTGCTCCAGATCCGGGTTTTGCTCAGTCCTTGACTTTGCAGTAACGCTAATATCATCTTCTCTTCTTCCATCAACTGTGGTTAAAGGGAAAGAAAAGTCAATGGGCCGGTTGGCTCCTAACGCCAGGAGCTCACTCAGCTTGATTTGTCCGAACAGGGGAACCTCCACCAGCGTATGCTGATCAACTGCTTCCCTGGGTTTGAGCAGGACGCACATGCCAAGTGTCTCCTCCCAGTCTTCTTCTGGAGTTTGTTCTCTTGGCTGGGACACATGATGGAATGGGTTAGGCGGGGACAGTTTCTGGACGGATTGATAATGTAGGCTGTTTGGAGGAGCCAAGACCCATGATCCACTGCTCAGAGATCGACAAGGGGCATTTAACACCacctgcaaataaaaaaataaaaagattattcAGTGATTCAAGCTACTTTAAATACAGTAGCACCTTTTTCTattttcaatacaaaacaagatCAATACCAGAGCTTTAATATTCAAATACAGCCTAATAGTGGTGTCTGCAAATTTTTGCAGTGAGTATTTTTTGGGTGTAAATTTGTCACACATTTCTACACATAGTGTGTGAATTATGCAGCAACTAAAAACTAGTGGACTAGTGGACAAAATGCGTAATCACAGGTAAACCGATCATGAGCCACTCCCACCTCACCCATCGTGTCAGGATAATTGGCAGTAATTTAATGGGCGTTAACAAGCTATGGACAGGGAACAGATAAAAATGTcatataaaatcatataaaagATATCTAAAGTCTGAAtggaaatatgtttttaatgacCACAGAATTTTTCTATGCCCAGCTtgatttacactatattgccaaaagttttgggacacccctccaaatcattgaattcaggtgtagtttttcaggggttgactccttagttccagtgaaaggaacccttaatgcttcagcataccaagacattttggacaatttcatgctccctgTTCaagtgagaacagtttggggatgacccctccctgttccaacatgactgtacaccagtgcacaaagcaatgtccataaagacatggatgagcgagttgggtgtggaggaacttgataggtctgtacagagtcctgacctcaactcgacagaacacctttgggatgaattacagcaaagactgtgaaccaggccttgtcgtccaacatcagtgcctgacctcacaaatgagcttctagaggaatggtcaaaaattcccataaacacactcctaaaccttgtggaaagccttccctgatgagttgaagctgttatagctgcaaaggacgggacaacaaaagcagacgtcccaaaacttttggcaatatagtgtattttgtgaTTTCTGACTACAGCTCAAAACATGGCAAAAACATGGGGCAACACATACAGAgattctgaaatattttaaatatatgtgtgGCCATGCACAGTAATTTAGATTTCTTGTGCAGGATTGTGTTCACATGCACATTTCCCAATGCATACTGAGGACTTTTGTGCACAAAATTACAACTCATTTTACACAGCTTTTGTTACACGAGACCACGGACAGCATGCTTTAACCCAAGTCGTGTCCTGTATTAACATGCGAGGTCGGTCTTTTCACTCAATagacaaggcccttaaccctctctgctccaggggtgctgtatcatggctgaccctgcgctctgatcccaacctccaaagatgggatgtgctgtaatgtatatgtgacaaataaaggcaacttaacttaAACATATGGCATAAAAAACATTCAGCAGATGGGACTAAAAAAATATTCCAAACCCAATACAATACCGAGACAGATGTTAAGGCTATTGCTGTGACCGATAAACAATATCAGATCCAATAATACCTGAAAAGATAACATCTCACCTGCCATACGTTCCAGTTCTGCTTCTTTATCAGCGGCTGGCAGCCGTGACTCCTGATGCAACCTACCCAAAACGAGACACCCCCTCTGCACACAGCCATTCAGGACAGGCTGCTCAGGATCTTCACAGCATTAGATTACCAGCAAACTGACATAGTGGAGCAAATCACCAGAGTAGTTGTGGTTTTCTGTCCCTGAACCTCTGCAATGCAGTCAAAGAGCCTTTGTTGGGGAAAAGGAGCAGATCTTGTTAATTTATACAGtgcaattacacacacacaaaaacactatTTCTCAATAAGATTATTTAGATATCTGAGCGCAATCAGAGTTTATATAAACCAAGTGAATTTCTAGAAAATCCAGCACTGATGTACTTTTATTTACAAGCTGCTGCAGTCACTGAAAGCTCACGTGACCTGTCCCTGGCTGAGTGACAGCACCAAGTTGTAATaagttgaaataaaaatgactaaacTCACACGATCCAAAAGCTTTAACTCACAGAACTCCTTCTATATTAACTTTAGTGGAATCTAACACCTCGATGAGAGCAGATAGGTCTTCCCTGGACTCTAGTGAAACACAGCCGGTTAGTATTTTCTAACTCAATTGCATACCGCACGCTAGCTATAACGTTAGCCGTATCAGGCATTAGCACCCGTGCTAGCACATTAGAAATTGCTCCATTAGCTAGCccggcttttttttctttttctttttctccaagTCAGCACTTTATACCCACACATACCCGTCAGAATAAAATCAGCAGGAAGCGTTAACGTGTGGCGAGATGCAGTGAACCGCTTTATAATGCAAACATCGGAATCGGTTGTTAACGTTACACTAATGTCACATCTCTTCCAATGTCCTTCACCGGAATACTACTGCGCATGCGCCAATCCCTGTTCTAGAAAAGGCGGCGCTGCCTTAGTGGCACCTCGTAAGAAAAACGGATATGACGTACGGTTGCGTCGTTTGCCTAGAGCTCACTAATATTGGTCATGCTCATGGTCAGACATAACTAACGCTGGCTTTAACCTAAAGTCACCTTAAACACAACTGGCCATAACCTCAACTTATCCAGCTGTACACTAAAGTTGTCTAATACTTTAAAGTCAGCTATAACTACAGTAGACTATACCCTAAAGCATAGGTTCCCAAACTTGGCCTGTTTATTATAATGTTTGCTCTGTACTAGCATATCTGATTCAACTAATCAGCTAAGTAACAGCCACTTTGATTTGAAGTGGATTTGTTAGAGAACAAGGAAAACATCTGGGCTGGGACCCTTAAATCCCTTAAATGACCCTACAGTCACCAATACCCTAGAGTCAGCCATAGTCAACAATCACCCATGCCCTAAAATACTAGCTATACCATAAAGGCATCCTTACTTAAATCTGACCATACCCTAAAGGCAGCCATACCCTGCAGTGGCCCATATCCTAATGTCAGCCATATTCTACGGTTACCCATACCCTAAAGGCAGCCGTACCATAAAGGCAACCATACCTAAATCTGACCATACCCTACAGTCAGATATACCTATATCTGGCCATACCCTAAAGGCAGCAATACCTAAATCTGGCCATACCCTAAAGGTAGATATACCTATATCTGACCAGACCCTAAAGACAGATATACCTATATCTGGCCGTACCCTAAAGGTAGATATACCTACAGTATATCTGGCCATACTCTAAAGGTAGATACACCTATATCCAGCCATACTCTAAAGGTAGATATACCTATATCTGACCATACCCTAAAGACAGATATACCTATATATGGCCATACCCTAAAGGTAGATATACCTACAGTATATCCAGCCATACCCTAAAGGTCGATATACCTATATCTGACCATACCCTAAGGATAGATATACCTATATCTGACCATACCCTAAAGATAGATATACCTATATATGACCATACCTTAAAGGCAGCCATACCCTACAGTCGCCCAAATTCTAATGTCGGCCATATTCTAAAATCACTCATTCCCTAAAAGCAGCCATACCATAAAGGCAAGCATACTTAAATTTGACCATGCCCTACAGTCAGCAATAACCAATTTTGACTACACCCTAAAAGCAGCAATTCCTATATCTGGCCATACCCCAAAGTCAGATATACCCAAAGGCAGCCATATCCTGCAATCGCCCATACCCTTATGTCGGCCATTTTCAAAAGTCAGCCATAAAGGCAGTCTTACCTAAATCTGGCCATACCCTAAAGTCAGCCATAGCCAAATCTGCCCAGCTGCAGTTCCCTCCTCCAGCCTGTAGTGGGGGCTGTCATTTTCCAAACTACCGGCATTTGAAACTCTGTGCTGCTCTTGTGTAGTGGGTCGGGAAGTGTAGGCCGCGTGTGCGCTCTTCTGTCACACAGAGTAAATCTACGCATCAAATtcacaacatcatcacctttTTATTCGCTTAAAGGACGACGAAAATGCCGAAGAAATCTAAAGAAGTGGCGGAGTGGGAGGGAGACGACGAACCACAGACAGGTAAAGACTGAAATTATTCAGCACATGATCAGGAATCAGAAAGGTTAGCTAACGTTACATATTAAAACTAGCGGGTCTAACGCAAGGCAGATGAGTCGCTTGTTTGTTTGGATGATTAATTACAAACCCAAAAGTTTTATATCATGGCTAGTTGGGATTATGACAAGGCTTATAAATAGTAGTTGATGGTAAGAAGCAGTCTTTGTGTGATCTACACAGATGGAGACCACTCTGGAGCTTAATCAGGAGCATTGCATCATCTGGTCTTTCCTAACTACATTATTATTACGTTTTTGACATTGTATGATGTGGATCATTGTTCTGATCATGCTGTAAGACATGTCTACAAAACCATAAACATGTCCTTCACACATGCTCAATATTTCATCATCACTAGTGTCTGAGATCActttcagtgtttgtgtttttcctcaTCAGAAAAAGTTGtcaagaaaggaaagaaagacaagaaggGGAAGAAGAGTGTAAGTGGAAAAAACTTTCgtacactttctttttttttatattatattatacatatatttcagAGATGATGTCATGGTGCCTTTAGTATACTGCGGTGTGTAGTATTTGATCTGCTGTAGTAGGTATCACTGTGTGTATCACAAATGAGTTATTTCCACCCCTGCACTTAAGTCTAACAGCCTTGGACTTGGTCTTATTTTTCTGTAGTTCTTTGATGAGCTGTCCTCGGAAAGTAAAGCTGAGAAGGCGGAAGAACCAGCGGTGAAGGAGACGCAAGGAAAGCAGgtatggtgaggatgatgatgatgctgatgatgatgatgatgatgataaagtctGTCTGGTTATGATCACTGATTTCCTCAAAGCACAGAATTATCTGCTTTTCTGTGTCTCATTAAGACAGAAATATCCTTAACACGGTAAATACATGCAAACTATATTTGAGGCACAAATGCTACACTCACAGATGAACTTGcgtcattttattaatttaacaaTTAAGTCCTTAATAGAATAAATGTCTCTAATTAAGATGTAAAAGCTTTCTGTGcaatgtatatacagtgtataagGCTATTAATAAAACCATCAAATTTATTAAAGCAATGAGATTAGATACTTTTTAAGAGAATTTACAGCCTACAACACAAATTCCATGGTAACTTTGGTCAAAACAAAAATCTTTCAGACAGCGATGCTGGACTTATTACTGCTCCATGCTGAAATGGATATCAAGCCAGAATAGGCTTAAGATAAATCAGTCAGTATCTAAGACACGCCTTTGTTAGTCGGACTCCACCCAGCCACACAGCATGTAGTTGACTCCTAACTCTTCAGTTCTAAATACAGCCTAATGTTTATAACATACAACTCAGTAGACTAACCGTAAAATAACTAAACTATTACCTAAGCTACTTTGGTTGAACCCATTAGCAGCTTTCATATTTGTATCATCAGAATTTTAAGTCTAACTGGTTTTCAACTGGTAACATATATCAGCTTGTGAACATACAATATAgagacaaaagttttgggacactcctccaaattattgaattcaggggctgggctcggccccttagttccaatgaaaggaactcttaatgcttcagcttcataccaagacattttggacaatttcatgctcctaactttgtgggaacagtttggggatgaccccttcctgttccaacatgactgcacaccagtgaccaaagcaaggtccttaaagacatggatgagtgagtttggtgtggaggaacttgactggtctgcacagagtcctgacctcaacccgatagaacacctttgggatgaattagcgcggagactgtgagacaggccttctcatccaacatcagtgcctgacctcacaaatgtccttctagaggaatggtgaaaaattcccaaaatacaccttgtggaaagccttcccagaagagtgtcccaaaacctttggcaatatcgtgtatcATGGCTCATTCTTCTATGTGTGAGAGCTtctgttattaaataaattatgtacATCCATATCCCATTTCTCTGAGGTTTTTCTAGTCCAGGCTAACGAGCACACTTTACTAGTGTTTCCATCTTTTAAATGCCACAACAgttttagaaataaatgcaccaaaaagttatttttaaagCATGCAATATGTGTCTAAGATGTCATAATTTATGTGCATTAGcctcaaaagaaaaagaaggaccGGCGGAAAGGGAAAGCCGGGGACgtggaggatgaagatgaagacgTCATGCAGCGACTCAAGAAACTGTCCGTCCAGCCCAGcgatgaggaggaggacgagggtAATGACAGCtgcttttagtttttatttgctGAATGAAATGTGCTGAAGAAATGCAGTGCAaggcttttcttttctctgttcaTTCTGATTAACTTGCTGTTCCCTCTGATTACAGTAATAGCAGCTCCTGTCAAAGGTGGGAAGAAAAACAAGGTAAGCATACAAAAATAAGGTTTTTACCTTCTTACACGTGTTTAACAGTTATGCTAAAAATCACAGCTGATTGAATTGTCAGGATCTTTTTCTTGAAACCTATTCATAGACCAGATCAGATATAAAGAAAGGGGGTCGATGTGTATGAGTGAATTTATTTTCTAACTTAATAACAAATAGATTTTATGTAGAATTTAGGATATGTAAGAATTCTCAGTATTTGTATGAATGATTGTCTTCAGGACTCTGGAAAAAAGCCTGAAGCTCAAATGAAGATAGTTGTGTGAGGCAAAGAATAAAAGACAGCAGGGTGTGGCATCAATGCAACCCAAATGATTATTCCTGCTCcagatttgattatttttccagAAACAACATGTCCCAAtgcattttattcctcttaataCTACTTATTACAAAGAAATAACAcataatttttatccatttactgttacatttaatgttctgAAACGTCTGTGATACAAGTTATTACTCTTTCTTTTAACTGCTACAAACTCCCCCTTCCCTGAGAGTTCATTCTTCTTGaaaaatacagaatattaaGAAGCTGCATCATCATGAGACGAACACCTTGTTCCAAGTGTTTAACGATGTTGGTTTGAAACATCGGTGCATTTATGTGCTTTAGTTTGACGGCATGCTTCTTGCTTTCAGGGTGGAAACATATTCGCTGCTCTGAGCCAGGGTCAGAGTGATGAAGACGACGAAGAGGACGATgcagatggtggtgatgacgacgatgatgataaACCTAAGACGAAAAGCTCTAAGGTGAGTGGGTTCACTTATTCTCATACTCTCATATGGTGTTAGCATTCAGAATGGTTGAGTATTATGTTAGAGAGAAAAGACCATGGGTTACATCCTTGGGTGATGTGCTATAAGACTTTTTAagattttcatataaaaaatataccATAAAAAACTTTAATGTTAACTTCCACAGAtactgaaaaacattttttaaacctAAACAGTATTTTGCTGTCGATCAGTAAATCTTTATCATTCTTTCTGTGACTTATTTCAATTTCTTGCTTATTTTGAGGTAAATAATTCCCACTGCCAGAGAGGTACTTGTAGGAAGTATGTGATGATTGGAGAAAACACTTCAGTCTGTGAAATTATAGATTATAATATagatttatactttttaaaatgaCTCAAAAATATCATATGTATCATATGTAACATATTTTAATCTTATATCTCAAGTAAAATCATTACATTATTTGGTTAAGTTGCAAAATGTAGCGCAAAAATGTAAACCAACAgtcaaataaaaactttttaaaaattttgtaattaaaaaataataataaataattaatcaattaaataataaagaataataatatatagatatatttttctaattttatatatatatatatatatatatatatatatatatatatatatatatatatatatatatatatatatatatatacacacacacacactatattgccaaaagtattcgctcacccatccaaataatcagaatcaggtgttccaatcacttccatggccacaggtgtataaaatcaagcacctaggcatgcagactgtttttacaaacatttgtgaaagaatgggtcgctctcaggagctcagtgaattccagcgtggaactgtgataggacgccacctgtgcaacaaatccagtcgtgaaatttcctcgctcctaaatattccacagtcaactgtcagctgtattataagaacgtggaagtgtttgggaacgacagcaactcagccacgaagtggtaggccacgtaaactgacggagcggggtcagcggatgctgaggcgcatagtgcgaagaggtcaccaactttctacagagtcaatcgctacagacctccaaacttcatgtggccttcagattagctcaagaacagtgcgcagagagcttcatggaatgggtttccatggccgagcagctgcatccaagccagggttgtttttcaggagctgggcttggccccttagttccagtgaaaggaactctgaatgcttcagcataccaagacattttggacaattccatgctcccaattttgtgggaacagttcggagctggccccttcctcttccaacatgactgtgcaccagtgcacaaagcaaggtccataaagacatggatgacagagtctggtgtggatgaacttgactggcctgcacagagtcctgacctcaacccgat encodes the following:
- the lg12h6orf136 gene encoding uncharacterized protein C6orf136 homolog, whose amino-acid sequence is MAVCRGGVSFWVGCIRSHGCQPLIKKQNWNVWQVVLNAPCRSLSSGSWVLAPPNSLHYQSVQKLSPPNPFHHVSQPREQTPEEDWEETLGMCVLLKPREAVDQHTLVEVPLFGQIKLSELLALGANRPIDFSFPLTTVDGRREDDISVTAKSRTEQNPDLEQSSFRSLFQAEGCPAPFMLGSCFYCFHCPGTAPVAEAGDKLRIGHVFFPRSFSALSSDTETVSMDRGSSEKDNENEEKLALMYEKLRIELPRFFLKNHDYSMYSNNMEFINDLLNMKTRGRVAYQLTLALWRLMCLCYYADARLEVLKLTKHPEDGSIKARWRVKGLPFHTLLLRFYKKDKSQFYRTFDAFSTFYLGSDGLIHCHKVEKVMQAQPPVLPKVTSLLAGALVALGLQEDRPALNLLPMFLSSFRQAQD